A window from Triticum aestivum cultivar Chinese Spring chromosome 6D, IWGSC CS RefSeq v2.1, whole genome shotgun sequence encodes these proteins:
- the LOC123140694 gene encoding uncharacterized protein, whose translation MAMSDALPNVLEDGDLLIEILLRVGSPTTLVRAAIVCKRWYHHASDPRFLHRFHELNPPRLLGFYFQAMRAHTAPRFIPMLPQPAELASVIRHESFSLESYHNSFVMDCRNGRVLIWYNSGTYQALQVQSFLRAGRGMAIIPELPRYNDGSYCAYSRILSDEKGKGLSYLYLLVQLNWESMESTVRVHVLQDGVWSMRTSVACQLSHPRSKIYPVAIQNKIYIGSLTYIIVLDLMSSCLSTIQLPKGVYFGDRRTVLSRTDDSSGVYLIHVTELRLHIWLHNSDNWLSVGIICLREKFSNLRMLDRTFDDDGTADVHIRGVGDNAAFVFLTMGRCVLFVDIKCGTLRKVHDMTNDDISINDIYPFMTIWPPTFPELKNDPARKVM comes from the exons ATGGCCATGTCGGACGCCTTGCCCAACGTGCTCGAAGATGGCGACCTCCTCATCGAGATCCTCCTACGCGTCGGCTCTCCCACCACCCTGGTGCGCGCCGCCATAGTCTGTAAGCGCTGGTACCACCATGCCTCCGATCCTAGGTTCCTCCACCGTTTTCACGAGCTTAacccgcctcgcctcctcggcttctacTTCCAGGCCATGAGGGCTCACACGGCTCCACGTTTCATTCCGATGCTGCCGCAGCCTGCAGAGCTGGCCTCCGTCATCCGTCATGAAAGTTTCAGCCTGGAGAGCTACCACAATAGCTTCGTCATGGATTGCCGGAACGGTAGAGTCTTAATCTGGTACAACAGCGGAACCTACCAGGCACTTCAAGTGCAAAGCTTTCTGCGCGCTGGGAGGGGCATGGCCATCATCCCAGAACTTCCCCGCTACAACGATGGCTCATACTGTGCTTACAGTAGAATTCTCTCCGATGAAAAAGGAAAAGGCTTGTCCTACCTCTATTTGTTGGTGCAGCTCAACTGGGAGAGTATGGAATCTACTGTACGTGTTCATGTATTGCAAGATGGCGTCTGGTCCATGCGCACCTCGGTCGCATGCCAACTCAGTCATCCACGGTCAAAAATATATCCAGTGGCTATCCAAAATAAAATATATATCGGCTCCTTGACATATATTATTGTCTTGGATTTGATGTCGTCATGTCTCTCCACAATTCAGCTCCCAAAAGGGGTGTATTTTGGTGATAGACGCACTGTGTTGTCACGGACTGATGATTCTTCCGGTGTATATCTCATCCATGTGACAGAGCTTCGACTTCACATCTGGCTCCACAACAGCGACAACTGGTTGTCGGTGGGGATCATTTGCTTGCGCGAGAAGTTTTCTAATTTGAGGATGTTAGATCGCACATTTGATGATGATGGTACTGCTGATGTGCACATAAGAGGGGTGGGAGACAATGCTGCATTTGTGTTCTTGACAATGGGTCGATGCGTACTCTTTGTGGATATCAAATGCGGCACACTTCGTAAAGTGCATGACATGACAAATGATGATATATCTATCAATGATATATATCCTTTTATGACGATCTGGCCTCCCACATTCCCTGAGCTCAAGAATGATCCTGCAAG AAAAGTCATGTGA